The Haemorhous mexicanus isolate bHaeMex1 chromosome 26, bHaeMex1.pri, whole genome shotgun sequence genome includes a region encoding these proteins:
- the LOC132338549 gene encoding UDP-glucuronosyltransferase 1A1-like isoform X6 has translation MAPGLSAAPPAVLLLLSLLGLAAAGKLLVVPVDGSHWLSMRELLDMLQRKGHEVVVVAPEVSLHIKPSKTFVMKMYPVSFTQEELDTEFVDQYYQKLGEMSFQTVPYSFFLNITELTNMFTSACRHLLSDKELMKSLQDSKFDAIMMDPVLPCGPILAEYLSLPSVYFMRGLPCTLDYKATQSPSPVSYVPKTLSSLSDHMAFPERVKNFLIGFSEPLLCHLFYLKFERLASEFLQRDVTIQELFSQASVWLMRYDFVFEYPRPIMPNMVYIGGINCLQKKPLSKEFEAMVNASGEHGIVVFSLGSMVSEIPMKKAMEIAEALGTVPQTVFWRYTGKAPPNLPKNVKLLKWLPQNDLLAHPKTRAFITHGGSHGVYEGICNAVPMVLMPLFGDQMDNAKRVESRGAGLTLNILEMTSSDISNALKAVINDKKYKENIQRLSDLHLDRPIHPLDLAVHWVEFVMRHKGAPHLRPAAHDLNWVQYHSLDVIAFLAAVTLLSLFISFKCCLCCCRRFCCKKGRTGKATKAKSH, from the exons ATGGCCCCGGGGCTCAgtgctgctccaccagctgttcttctgctcctgtccctgctgggtctggctgctgctgggaagctcCTGGTGGTGCCAGTGGACGGGAGCCACTGGCTGAGCATGCGGGAGTtgctggacatgctccagcgGAAGGGACACGAGGTGGTCGTGGTGGCACCGGAGGTCTCCTTGCACATCAAACCATCAAAGACCTTTGTGATGAAAATGTATCCGGTCTCCTTCACTCAGGAAGAGCTGGATACA GAGTTTGTGGACCAATACTACCAGAAGCTGGGAGAAATGAGCTTTCAGACTGTACCATACTCATTTTTCCTCAACATCACAGAGCTGACCAACATGTTCACTTCTGCTTGTCGGCATCTCTTATCTGACAAAGAACTCATGAAGTCCCTCCAGGACAGCAAATTCGATGCCATCATGATGGaccctgtgctgccctgtgggCCAATTCTGGCTGAGTatctctccctcccctctgtgTACTTCATGCGTGGCCTTCCTTGCACCTTAGACTACAAAGCCACGCAGTCTCCCAGCCCTGTATCCTACGTGCCCAAGACTTTATCATCTCTTTCCGACCACATGGCGTTCCCAGAGCGCGTGAAGAACTTCCTGATTGGGTTCTCAGAGCCTTTGCTTTGCCacctgttttatttaaaatttgagCGCTTGGCCTCCGAGTTCCTGCAGAGGGATGTAACAATACAGGAGCTGTTCAGCCAAGCATCAGTTTGGCTGATGAGATACGACTTTGTTTTTGAGTATCCGCGCCCCATCATGCCCAATATGGTCTATATTGGAGGCATCAACTGTCTGCAGAAGAAGCCACTCTCGAAG GAATTCGAAGCCATGGTGAATGCCTCTGGAGAACACGGCATCGTTGTCTTCTCGCTGGGCTCCATGGTGTCCGAGATTCCCATGAAGAAAGCCATGGAAATCGCGGAGGCCTTGGGAACAGTCCCTCAGACG GTCTTCTGGCGCTACACAGGCAAGGCACCCCCCAACCTGCCCAAGAACGTGAAGCTCCTCAAGTGGCTGCCTCAGAATGACCTCCTGG CCCACCCCAAGACTCGTGCCTTCATCACCCACGGAGGCTCCCACGGAGTTTATGAGGGAATCTGCAATGCAGTGCCCATGGTGCTGATGCCTCTCTTTGGGGACCAGATGGACAATGCCAAGCGAGTGGAGTCCCGGGGAGCAGGGCTGACCCTCAACATCCTGGAGATGACTTCCAGTGACATCTCCAACGCCCTGAAAGCAGTGATCAACGACAAAAA GTACAAGGAGAACATCCAGCGCCTCTCTGACCTGCACCTGGACAGACCCATCCACCCTCTGGACCTGGCTGTGCACTGGGTGGAGTTTGTGATGAGGCACAAGGGGGCCCCTCACCTGCGCCCCGCCGCCCATGACCTCAACTGGGTGCAGTACCACTCGCTGGACGTCATCGCCTTCCTGGCGGCCGtcaccctcctctccctcttcaTCTCCTTcaagtgctgcctgtgctgctgccgcAGGTTCTGCTGCAAGAAGGGCAGGACGGGCAAGGCCACCAAAGCCAAGTCCCACTAG
- the LOC132338549 gene encoding UDP-glucuronosyltransferase 1A1-like isoform X2 produces MAPGLSAAPPAVLLLLSLLGLAAAGKLLVVPVDGSHWLSMRELLDMLQRKGHEVVVVAPEVSLHIKPSKTFVMKMYPVSFTQEELDTVFKGSVMDLFKGGPFLERVIRQYQQAKKTSALFLATCTHLIHNKELIRYLEESKFDAVLTDPVLPCGAILAEYLSLPSVYFLQQIPCGLEYQATQCPNPPSYVPRVFTDLTDHMTFLQRVKNMLYDLPNFFLCDVVFQPYAELASEFLKQEVTVPDLLRQASIWLMKLDFVLHFPKPLMPNMVLISGVNCAYKKLNQEFEAMVNASGEHGIVVFSLGSMVSEIPMKKAMEIAEALGTVPQTVFWRYTGKAPPNLPKNVKLLKWLPQNDLLAHPKTRAFITHGGSHGVYEGICNAVPMVLMPLFGDQMDNAKRVESRGAGLTLNILEMTSSDISNALKAVINDKKYKENIQRLSDLHLDRPIHPLDLAVHWVEFVMRHKGAPHLRPAAHDLNWVQYHSLDVIAFLAAVTLLSLFISFKCCLCCCRRFCCKKGRTGKATKAKSH; encoded by the exons ATGGCCCCGGGGCTCAgtgctgctccaccagctgttcttctgctcctgtccctgctgggtctggctgctgctgggaagctcCTGGTGGTGCCAGTGGACGGGAGCCACTGGCTGAGCATGCGGGAGTtgctggacatgctccagcgGAAGGGACACGAGGTGGTCGTGGTGGCACCGGAGGTCTCCTTGCACATCAAACCATCAAAGACCTTTGTGATGAAAATGTATCCGGTCTCCTTCACTCAGGAAGAGCTGGATACAGTTTTCAAAGGATCAGTAATGGATTTATTTAAAGGAGGACCTTTTCTGGAAAGAGTTATTAGACAGTACCAACAGGCAAAGAAGACCTCTGCTCTGTTCCTGGCCACCTGCACACACTTAATCCACAACAAGGAGCTCATCAGGTACCTTGAGGAGAGCAAGTTTGATGCCGTCCTCACAGACCCTGTCCTCCCCTGTGGGGCAATACTGGCCGAGTATCTTTCCCTGCCTTCCGTGTATTTCCTGCAGCAAATTCCATGTGGTTTGGAGTATCAGGCCACCCAGTGCCCCAATCCCCCTTCCTATGTCCCCAGAGTATTTACAGACCTTACAGACCACATGACCTTTCTCCAGCGGGTGAAGAACATGCTCTATGACCTCCCCAATTTCTTCCTCTGCGATGTTGTCTTCCAACCTTATGCAGAACTGGCTTCAGAGTTCCTCAAGCAGGAGGTGACCGTGCCAGATCTCCTGCGCCAGGCTTCCATTTGGCTCATGAAGCTGGACTTTGTCTTGCACTTCCCAAAACCCTTGATGCCCAACATGGTTTTGATTAGTGGAGTAAATTGTGCTTACAAGAAACTAAATCAG GAATTCGAAGCCATGGTGAATGCCTCTGGAGAACACGGCATCGTTGTCTTCTCGCTGGGCTCCATGGTGTCCGAGATTCCCATGAAGAAAGCCATGGAAATCGCGGAGGCCTTGGGAACAGTCCCTCAGACG GTCTTCTGGCGCTACACAGGCAAGGCACCCCCCAACCTGCCCAAGAACGTGAAGCTCCTCAAGTGGCTGCCTCAGAATGACCTCCTGG CCCACCCCAAGACTCGTGCCTTCATCACCCACGGAGGCTCCCACGGAGTTTATGAGGGAATCTGCAATGCAGTGCCCATGGTGCTGATGCCTCTCTTTGGGGACCAGATGGACAATGCCAAGCGAGTGGAGTCCCGGGGAGCAGGGCTGACCCTCAACATCCTGGAGATGACTTCCAGTGACATCTCCAACGCCCTGAAAGCAGTGATCAACGACAAAAA GTACAAGGAGAACATCCAGCGCCTCTCTGACCTGCACCTGGACAGACCCATCCACCCTCTGGACCTGGCTGTGCACTGGGTGGAGTTTGTGATGAGGCACAAGGGGGCCCCTCACCTGCGCCCCGCCGCCCATGACCTCAACTGGGTGCAGTACCACTCGCTGGACGTCATCGCCTTCCTGGCGGCCGtcaccctcctctccctcttcaTCTCCTTcaagtgctgcctgtgctgctgccgcAGGTTCTGCTGCAAGAAGGGCAGGACGGGCAAGGCCACCAAAGCCAAGTCCCACTAG
- the LOC132338549 gene encoding UDP-glucuronosyltransferase 1A1-like isoform X5, whose product MAPGLSAAPPAVLLLLSLLGLAAAGKLLVVPVDGSHWLSMRELLDMLQRKGHEVVVVAPEVSLHIKPSKTFVMKMYPVSFTQEELDTVFKGSVMDLFKGGPFLERVIRQYQQAKKTSALFLATCTHLIHNKELIRYLEESKFDAVLTDPVLPCGAILAEYLSLPSVYFLQQIPCGLEYQATQCPNPPSYVPRVFTDLTDHMTFLQRVKNMLYDLPNFFLCDVVFQPYAELASEFLKQEVTVPDLLRQASIWLMKYDFVFEYPRPIMPNMVYIGGINCLQKKPLSKEFEAMVNASGEHGIVVFSLGSMVSEIPMKKAMEIAEALGTVPQTVFWRYTGKAPPNLPKNVKLLKWLPQNDLLAHPKTRAFITHGGSHGVYEGICNAVPMVLMPLFGDQMDNAKRVESRGAGLTLNILEMTSSDISNALKAVINDKKYKENIQRLSDLHLDRPIHPLDLAVHWVEFVMRHKGAPHLRPAAHDLNWVQYHSLDVIAFLAAVTLLSLFISFKCCLCCCRRFCCKKGRTGKATKAKSH is encoded by the exons ATGGCCCCGGGGCTCAgtgctgctccaccagctgttcttctgctcctgtccctgctgggtctggctgctgctgggaagctcCTGGTGGTGCCAGTGGACGGGAGCCACTGGCTGAGCATGCGGGAGTtgctggacatgctccagcgGAAGGGACACGAGGTGGTCGTGGTGGCACCGGAGGTCTCCTTGCACATCAAACCATCAAAGACCTTTGTGATGAAAATGTATCCGGTCTCCTTCACTCAGGAAGAGCTGGATACAGTTTTCAAAGGATCAGTAATGGATTTATTTAAAGGAGGACCTTTTCTGGAAAGAGTTATTAGACAGTACCAACAGGCAAAGAAGACCTCTGCTCTGTTCCTGGCCACCTGCACACACTTAATCCACAACAAGGAGCTCATCAGGTACCTTGAGGAGAGCAAGTTTGATGCCGTCCTCACAGACCCTGTCCTCCCCTGTGGGGCAATACTGGCCGAGTATCTTTCCCTGCCTTCCGTGTATTTCCTGCAGCAAATTCCATGTGGTTTGGAGTATCAGGCCACCCAGTGCCCCAATCCCCCTTCCTATGTCCCCAGAGTATTTACAGACCTTACAGACCACATGACCTTTCTCCAGCGGGTGAAGAACATGCTCTATGACCTCCCCAATTTCTTCCTCTGCGATGTTGTCTTCCAACCTTATGCAGAACTGGCTTCAGAGTTCCTCAAGCAGGAGGTGACCGTGCCAGATCTCCTGCGCCAGGCTTCCATTTGGCTCATGAA ATACGACTTTGTTTTTGAGTATCCGCGCCCCATCATGCCCAATATGGTCTATATTGGAGGCATCAACTGTCTGCAGAAGAAGCCACTCTCGAAG GAATTCGAAGCCATGGTGAATGCCTCTGGAGAACACGGCATCGTTGTCTTCTCGCTGGGCTCCATGGTGTCCGAGATTCCCATGAAGAAAGCCATGGAAATCGCGGAGGCCTTGGGAACAGTCCCTCAGACG GTCTTCTGGCGCTACACAGGCAAGGCACCCCCCAACCTGCCCAAGAACGTGAAGCTCCTCAAGTGGCTGCCTCAGAATGACCTCCTGG CCCACCCCAAGACTCGTGCCTTCATCACCCACGGAGGCTCCCACGGAGTTTATGAGGGAATCTGCAATGCAGTGCCCATGGTGCTGATGCCTCTCTTTGGGGACCAGATGGACAATGCCAAGCGAGTGGAGTCCCGGGGAGCAGGGCTGACCCTCAACATCCTGGAGATGACTTCCAGTGACATCTCCAACGCCCTGAAAGCAGTGATCAACGACAAAAA GTACAAGGAGAACATCCAGCGCCTCTCTGACCTGCACCTGGACAGACCCATCCACCCTCTGGACCTGGCTGTGCACTGGGTGGAGTTTGTGATGAGGCACAAGGGGGCCCCTCACCTGCGCCCCGCCGCCCATGACCTCAACTGGGTGCAGTACCACTCGCTGGACGTCATCGCCTTCCTGGCGGCCGtcaccctcctctccctcttcaTCTCCTTcaagtgctgcctgtgctgctgccgcAGGTTCTGCTGCAAGAAGGGCAGGACGGGCAAGGCCACCAAAGCCAAGTCCCACTAG
- the LOC132338549 gene encoding UDP-glucuronosyltransferase 1A1-like isoform X1, which yields MVSPKPGFLSLASWAVFFLLLWTSGEGGKLLVMPIDGSHWLSTLPVVEKLRDKGHEIVVVAPEINVWIHSSPIYTLKTYPVSYTKEFLEAEFKEMGHRSFTPHPFLEKLSKIANFTSMFLDSCKRLLSNKELIQYLEGSKFDAILMDPFFPCGQILAEHLSLPSVYFLRGLPCSVEFQATMCPSPPSYVPRFFTRSTDHMSFWQRLGNLLATLGNSLACSVLYSPYDPLIREFLQREATVPELFSHAAVWLMKYDFVFEYPRPLMPNMVLVGGIGCTRENKLSQEFEAMVNASGEHGIVVFSLGSMVSEIPMKKAMEIAEALGTVPQTVFWRYTGKAPPNLPKNVKLLKWLPQNDLLAHPKTRAFITHGGSHGVYEGICNAVPMVLMPLFGDQMDNAKRVESRGAGLTLNILEMTSSDISNALKAVINDKKYKENIQRLSDLHLDRPIHPLDLAVHWVEFVMRHKGAPHLRPAAHDLNWVQYHSLDVIAFLAAVTLLSLFISFKCCLCCCRRFCCKKGRTGKATKAKSH from the exons ATGGTTTCTCCAAAGCCAGGATTTCTTTCTCTGGCCTCTTGGgctgtgtttttcctgctgctgtggactTCTGGTGAAGGTGGGAAGCTCTTGGTCATGCCCATCGATGGCAGCCACTGGCTCAGCACACTCCCAGTCGTAGAGAAGCTCAGGGACAAGGGACACGAAATCGTGGTGGTTGCGCCAGAGATAAATGTGTGGATCCATTCATCCCCAATTTACACCTTGAAAACCTACCCTGTGTCCTACACCAAGGAGTTTTTGGAGGCAGAGTTTAAAGAGATGGGCCACAGGAGTTTCACACCTCATCCCTTCTTGGAAAAGCTATCCAAAATTGCCAATTTTACAAGCATGTTTTTGGATTCCTGCAAGCGTCTCCTGTCCAACAAAGAGCTGATCCAATACCTTGAAGGAAGCAAATTTGATGCCATCCTTATGGATCCCTTCTTCCCATGTGGGCAGATACTGGCAGAacatctgtccctgccctccgTGTACTTCCTGCGGGGGCTGCCGTGCAGCGTGGAGTTCCAGGCCACGATGTGTCCCAGCCCTCCTTCCTACGTCCCGCGGTTCTTCACGCGCTCCACGGACCACATGTCCTTCTGGCAGCGCCTGGGCAACCTCCTGGCCACCCTGGGCAACTCTCTGGCCTGCTCTGTGCTTTATTCCCCCTATGATCCCTTGATCCGGGAGTTCCTGCAGCGGGAGGCGACCGTGCCCGAGCTGTTCAGCCACGCCGCTGTTTGGCTCATGAAATACGACTTTGTCTTTGAGTACCCCAGGCCCCTCATGCCCAACATGGTCCTGGTCGGAGGCATAGGCTGCACTCGGGAAAACAAATTATCCCAG GAATTCGAAGCCATGGTGAATGCCTCTGGAGAACACGGCATCGTTGTCTTCTCGCTGGGCTCCATGGTGTCCGAGATTCCCATGAAGAAAGCCATGGAAATCGCGGAGGCCTTGGGAACAGTCCCTCAGACG GTCTTCTGGCGCTACACAGGCAAGGCACCCCCCAACCTGCCCAAGAACGTGAAGCTCCTCAAGTGGCTGCCTCAGAATGACCTCCTGG CCCACCCCAAGACTCGTGCCTTCATCACCCACGGAGGCTCCCACGGAGTTTATGAGGGAATCTGCAATGCAGTGCCCATGGTGCTGATGCCTCTCTTTGGGGACCAGATGGACAATGCCAAGCGAGTGGAGTCCCGGGGAGCAGGGCTGACCCTCAACATCCTGGAGATGACTTCCAGTGACATCTCCAACGCCCTGAAAGCAGTGATCAACGACAAAAA GTACAAGGAGAACATCCAGCGCCTCTCTGACCTGCACCTGGACAGACCCATCCACCCTCTGGACCTGGCTGTGCACTGGGTGGAGTTTGTGATGAGGCACAAGGGGGCCCCTCACCTGCGCCCCGCCGCCCATGACCTCAACTGGGTGCAGTACCACTCGCTGGACGTCATCGCCTTCCTGGCGGCCGtcaccctcctctccctcttcaTCTCCTTcaagtgctgcctgtgctgctgccgcAGGTTCTGCTGCAAGAAGGGCAGGACGGGCAAGGCCACCAAAGCCAAGTCCCACTAG
- the LOC132338549 gene encoding UDP-glucuronosyltransferase 1A1-like isoform X4 yields the protein MAPGLSAAPPAVLLLLSLLGLAAAGKLLVVPVDGSHWLSMRELLDMLQRKGHEVVVVAPEVSLHIKPSKTFVMKMYPVSFTQEELDTVFKGSVMDLFKGGPFLERVIRQYQQAKKTSALFLATCTHLIHNKELIRYLEESKFDAVLTDPVLPCGAILAEYLSLPSVYFLQQIPCGLEYQATQCPNPPSYVPRVFTDLTDHMTFLQRVKNMLYDLPNFFLCDVVFQPYAELASEFLKQEFLQRDVTIQELFSQASVWLMRYDFVFEYPRPIMPNMVYIGGINCLQKKPLSKEFEAMVNASGEHGIVVFSLGSMVSEIPMKKAMEIAEALGTVPQTVFWRYTGKAPPNLPKNVKLLKWLPQNDLLAHPKTRAFITHGGSHGVYEGICNAVPMVLMPLFGDQMDNAKRVESRGAGLTLNILEMTSSDISNALKAVINDKKYKENIQRLSDLHLDRPIHPLDLAVHWVEFVMRHKGAPHLRPAAHDLNWVQYHSLDVIAFLAAVTLLSLFISFKCCLCCCRRFCCKKGRTGKATKAKSH from the exons ATGGCCCCGGGGCTCAgtgctgctccaccagctgttcttctgctcctgtccctgctgggtctggctgctgctgggaagctcCTGGTGGTGCCAGTGGACGGGAGCCACTGGCTGAGCATGCGGGAGTtgctggacatgctccagcgGAAGGGACACGAGGTGGTCGTGGTGGCACCGGAGGTCTCCTTGCACATCAAACCATCAAAGACCTTTGTGATGAAAATGTATCCGGTCTCCTTCACTCAGGAAGAGCTGGATACAGTTTTCAAAGGATCAGTAATGGATTTATTTAAAGGAGGACCTTTTCTGGAAAGAGTTATTAGACAGTACCAACAGGCAAAGAAGACCTCTGCTCTGTTCCTGGCCACCTGCACACACTTAATCCACAACAAGGAGCTCATCAGGTACCTTGAGGAGAGCAAGTTTGATGCCGTCCTCACAGACCCTGTCCTCCCCTGTGGGGCAATACTGGCCGAGTATCTTTCCCTGCCTTCCGTGTATTTCCTGCAGCAAATTCCATGTGGTTTGGAGTATCAGGCCACCCAGTGCCCCAATCCCCCTTCCTATGTCCCCAGAGTATTTACAGACCTTACAGACCACATGACCTTTCTCCAGCGGGTGAAGAACATGCTCTATGACCTCCCCAATTTCTTCCTCTGCGATGTTGTCTTCCAACCTTATGCAGAACTGGCTTCAGAGTTCCTCAAGCAGGAG TTCCTGCAGAGGGATGTAACAATACAGGAGCTGTTCAGCCAAGCATCAGTTTGGCTGATGAGATACGACTTTGTTTTTGAGTATCCGCGCCCCATCATGCCCAATATGGTCTATATTGGAGGCATCAACTGTCTGCAGAAGAAGCCACTCTCGAAG GAATTCGAAGCCATGGTGAATGCCTCTGGAGAACACGGCATCGTTGTCTTCTCGCTGGGCTCCATGGTGTCCGAGATTCCCATGAAGAAAGCCATGGAAATCGCGGAGGCCTTGGGAACAGTCCCTCAGACG GTCTTCTGGCGCTACACAGGCAAGGCACCCCCCAACCTGCCCAAGAACGTGAAGCTCCTCAAGTGGCTGCCTCAGAATGACCTCCTGG CCCACCCCAAGACTCGTGCCTTCATCACCCACGGAGGCTCCCACGGAGTTTATGAGGGAATCTGCAATGCAGTGCCCATGGTGCTGATGCCTCTCTTTGGGGACCAGATGGACAATGCCAAGCGAGTGGAGTCCCGGGGAGCAGGGCTGACCCTCAACATCCTGGAGATGACTTCCAGTGACATCTCCAACGCCCTGAAAGCAGTGATCAACGACAAAAA GTACAAGGAGAACATCCAGCGCCTCTCTGACCTGCACCTGGACAGACCCATCCACCCTCTGGACCTGGCTGTGCACTGGGTGGAGTTTGTGATGAGGCACAAGGGGGCCCCTCACCTGCGCCCCGCCGCCCATGACCTCAACTGGGTGCAGTACCACTCGCTGGACGTCATCGCCTTCCTGGCGGCCGtcaccctcctctccctcttcaTCTCCTTcaagtgctgcctgtgctgctgccgcAGGTTCTGCTGCAAGAAGGGCAGGACGGGCAAGGCCACCAAAGCCAAGTCCCACTAG